Within Vicia villosa cultivar HV-30 ecotype Madison, WI linkage group LG1, Vvil1.0, whole genome shotgun sequence, the genomic segment AAGTgaaattctttattttattttaattaataacagCAAATAAAATACTACGTATAATTTATTTAAGgttaactagtgtcttacccgtgcgttcgcacgggtacccgtctgtCTCGCGCATTGGGTTTTAGGGCACGttaataaaatagggaaaatgaATATATATGTGTAAGTTCATATAAtaagttaaaatattttaaataggttAAAAATACATGTTGGACCCTATAGTTGACATTAAAGTTTATTGGGCCTTAGAATTATAGCCTTGGTGCAGAAAACCTATTTTGTTGTTAGACCCAATATGTTAATAGGCCCACAAAAGAATCCTATTATTGGTATTGTTACATATAGATGGCATTTAAATTGAAAGTAACGTTGGATTCATAACTCTTCAAACTGTTGGGAATCAAAGAGGCTGTCTTTTGGTATTGTTGGTGTAAGAAACGCAGGGTTGGGTAATAAGTGTGAAGAACAAAATGTCGCAGGCAAAAAGGTATGTGCATGTGTtactgtttatgttgtttgcagagTTTATCATAAGATATTCATCCATTTAGAGGTCGCAATGTTGTTTTGATTCCAGTTCAGCCGATCGGTTGGAGTTGCAAACTCCATGGAAGCAGCTCACAGTTGAGAGGATACTGAGTGGGTCACATGAGAATGATTATGTTATGGAGAAATGGAAGAAACAACATGAAAGATTGAATCGTGCCGATGATGGCGGTGTAGTTTCTGTAGAGGCTGccaggattgttgaaaataaagggtaatcttatagtctattttttttttgtattgaatTCCATTTAACCTCCACAAAATTGAATTTGTTTCTGGAATAATGAGTTACAACTTAGTTTAATAAGTAGTTTGTATGTTATTGTGTTGAAGGGATGATGGAGATGGGAATGAATACATAATGATATCTTCTGATAGTGAGAGGTAAAGTTTATTTATAAGTGATAGGGaataatattatagttataaGTATATTCATGCTGTTGTGTTGGTATTGTGCTGTAAATGTGGTCTTAATTTCAGGGAAATGAGTCCTATACAGGAAGAGTACGAAGAAGCGTACTGGACTCGTGAAGTTCTTGATGTAAAGAAGTTTTGCTCAAATGTTATGGTAAGCATTGTTCAAAGTATATAGTTGTTGGAACACTGGTGTTATAGAGAGAAGTAATGTAACTGATATTGTATGTCAATGAGTGCAGCATATTCCTGCAGAAATAGTAGAGAAATGTGGGCTAGCTGGAATGTCAGAGATTACCCTCAATGATGTGGACAACGGGTACCCATATGAGTGCAATGTGAAGAAGAGGCccaaaaaaaatgaaacatattTGTATGGAGAATGGTTTGACTATGTAAGGGCAGCGGAATTGAAAGAAGGTGATAAAGTGCACTTTGTGATTTATTACCCGCCAGTGTTAGATATTATGGTAACAGTGGAGCGCAGTGGTGATCATTCGTAGAGCTGTTGGTTAGGCAATTGGTGGATGTATAGGGCCTTTTTTTAGCAGTTTGGTTTGTATTGGATTTctggttttgttgttttttgtaatGGTGGATGTGAACCAAGTTTAACAATTATGCCATTATGTATGGtttaaaattgaatattaacaatGTTGGTTGTGAGTTTCATGGAATGAGCCTAATCTGCCCTGGTTTTTATTCAAAATTGATTACCATTCTGTTTTTAAATTAAGTATTGTTTATTATAAGTATTGAACAGGATATGTATCAAACTTGATCAGAATAGGGTACCTAATTTCATTATTGTTAGTATAAGTTCGTGTATGGCTCCTTTAAATGGTATGCTATTAAATCTAATTGGTAAACACACAACAATGGACATATGAATAgttgaaaattcaatttaatagtaTATCTTAAAGAGTAGTACGATAATATTAAATGGTTATAAAATAGTTGTAATGTGTTATATTATATTGGAATGTGaaagatcaattgggttatgggtaGTTAATGTTTTTCGTGAGGAATATAAATAAAACgaaaactgttttgaagtgaTGTAAATGCAAAGAAGAGTAATTGAACAATTGCATTGAATTCTATTGGACGGTGGAAAAGTAGCAGGTATGTGAAGAGTCCATTTAGAGTGTTATATAAGTAATGTGCAGATAGTTTGATAGCACTAAACACTGAAGCATTCATCATTACTCTGCAATCAACAGTGTAAGCTGCTATTTTCTGAAAAGATGGAAGGAATAGTTGATCAAGCAATGAGAGGTAAAGGCAAACACATCATTTGAAAGTTTGCTCTGTTACATATTGTATTTAAAAGTTATATATGGTTGCATGCAGGTGAAGAAAACTCGGTCAACCAAATGACTGTGGGGAAAGCTGGCACCTCTGATAACTCTGTGTATGTTTGAATTAGCTTATGTTGAGTAtaagttttatgttttaatttagaatgtttgataacacatttatttattgaccatgttgtctgtttgtataatGTTCCAGATGCCATGAAcctgttgttgatgattttagtTGCCATGTAGAACAGCCTGCGAAGTTACAATATTGTATCTGGAAGCAAGATGTGTCCAACGGGAAGATGGCTCAGTCATGTCTTCTTGTAAGTTATTATTCGTTTTAAGCTTATTGTCTTTCCCTAACAGTTAATGGGATTATCTAATGTTGTTTTATACCAATATTGCAGGAAATTCCTGAGCATGTTGTGGCAAGTCGCTGGCTCCATGGAGCAAGGTTCGTAGATTTGATTGACTGGGAAAGGGAAGTCAGGTATGAATGTGAAGTTCATCATACCGAAAAGGGTCAGATGTTCTTAGGGCGTGGTTGGTACAAATTTGCCAAAGAAAGGTGCCTGCTTGATGGAGACTCTATGGGCTTCAGCGTTAAGGATCCCATCAGCAAGGAGATACTTGTAACAATGCTGAAATATTGAAAATGATGTCATAGTTTGTTATAAGTATCTAAGTATTTAACTTTTTGTAATTTTCTGGTGGACTTAGGTCCacctttatattaatatataagattttggtatttagatgttatgctatatatatatatattatttctgttAGTTGCATTGGTAATATgctgttagtaatatatattacaaCAGTTACTTGCAATACTCATATGTTGTTATTAATATAGATTACCACTGTTACAGATTTACTCTGATGAATTCTAAAAACTTAGACATTGTTAAAAACTTCTTTATACACAACATTTGTAGTTTTCTCCCtgaatttcttttcttcatcatgtATCAGTATTTTGATTCCCTTTTTGGTTGTTACTCTTGACAATGCGACATAAATCTGGCCATGTGTGAATACATCTTTTGGTAAGTACAAACCAACGTTATCCAATGACTGTCCCTGTGATTTGTTAATTGTCATAGAATAGGAAACTATAATAGGGAACTGTCTCCTATTCAGTTTGAATGGCCATGGTGATTGGGATGGTGACATGTCCATTCGAGGTATGTAAACCAAATTTCCCAAACCTTTACCACCCATTATTGAAGCCTCCAGTACATGGGCTGCCATCTTTGTTATACACAGCCTTGTGCCGTTACATAAACCTTCAGCCTGATCTATATTTCTCATGAGCATTATAGGTGTCCCAACCTTTAGTTTTAAGTGATGGTTTGGCAATCCTGATGTTCGGAGGGAACTTAGAAATTCTGGCGTGAGGATATCAACTACTGCTGGGTCATGAATCTCAGACTTGTcaactgaatttgcgctgtagtaGTCACGAATCTCTCCTGCATTGTTGACCGAACAGAATTagtaaaaggaaaaattagattagtataatccattaaattatatatttttgttgcttAACCTGGCATCAATTTAAGTATATGGTCATTGATCTGATCAACAATCTCCAGTGTAGAGGCAAGTATCGCTCGACTTTTAAGGTaatcaacacattggaaattatttatgaaatcagGGTATGTGCTATTGACAATGGCCACAATTGGATCATCAAATTCTGTTATCAGAATATCAGGTGGTATGTTGATTTCGGCGGTGCCGTCATTAGGCTCAGATATCCGGCCCTCTCCTATTCTTAAAAGCCAATCTGAAAACTGTGCTATCTCATTTTTGTCAGTCTGGGTTGATCCTGTTCGTAGCCGCATGTTTTTTGTCAATGTTAATACCTCAACTGAATGCCATATGTAAGATGCATTTATGGCACAGTGTACAATATCGGAACGACTGCCTCTGGGGACGACAGGTAAAATCTGTCTGAAATCACCCCCGAAAACAACAACCTTTCCACCGAATACATCAGTTGAATTTTTGTCTGCACTCATAACATCTTTCAAAGTTCTGTCAAGCGATTCTATTGCATACTTATGCGCCATTGGTGCCTCATCCCATATTATAAGCTTTGTCTGTCGTAACATGTCTGCGACATCATCGTTGAATTCAACCTTGCAAGTAGAATTGTCCATAGTTGGCACCGGTATCCTGAACTTTGAATGTGCGGTTCTACCTCCTGGAAGTAACAATGATGCTATACCGCTAGTTGCAACAGTTAAACATATATCGTGTTTTGATCTTAATGCAGCTGCGAGTGTTCTCCACATATATGTTTTTCCGGTACCACCATAACCATGAAGGAAGAAAACCGCAGGTTTTTGAGACTCCACAGCGTGgattattttttcataaatacttcTTTGCTCATCTTAGGAACATAATATTGATTGTAGAACGGTGTTAGAATAATTGATTCATAGAATTTTAAACgcgtaaaataaaatgaatttaattgacGCAATAGTTACCTGTAAGAGCAGCAAACAGATTTTCAAATTCTGAGTTCATTGATGCTGTATCATAATTACGCTCATCATATATGAGCCTGTTTCCCAACTGTTCAAGAACATAAGCATCCGGATATGGAATAGGACTAAAATCCTTTAGTGTCCTTCTATTTGCCTGAAGCAGTTTCTCAATTTCTATTAAAGTCAAATTTTGTAACTCTTCTTGTGTTAGGTCCAATTCTGCATTGATATGAGAAATTGAGTTATAATACGGTTGGTAGGTCATCTGTAGGTTGTTATTAACAAATTGTTttgtttggtattttattagGTCTAACAAACCTGGATTAGCAGCCAATGCTCTTTGTGTATGTAagacaccatcagataataggagCCAAGTTTGTTCCCAAACATGTGCAGGGCGATTAACAGCACCAGACAAAAGCATGATAACAAACAATTTTCGAAGAAAATGACCAGTCCCCCAATGACTTGCCTCCTTTATAGCAGCTATGTATTCTTTGTCGTCTTCAAGAAATCCCATTGCAAAGCATGCATCTCTGAATGTATCATACTGAATGTTATCCACGGTCCTGATTTCCTCATATGTTGTTGGTCCTTTTGCCACTGTCAACATCATGCGCAGGTAAAACAGTTCACCAGTTGTTGGCGGAACCCATATGAGACGTCCAATGGTGAAACCTTTTTTCCGCGGTTTCCATTCTCTCTGTTTTTTGTGATAAACAAACTTTGAGACAAATTGACCATAAGTTAATGTTTGTGCCTCTTCATATTTAGCATTTGCTACCAGCCATGCAGTAAACAATGATTCAGTCACACTTGCAGTTTCCAGCACATTTTCCATGCGTGCATAATCTGTATAGTATATAGGTTTTTCCCCAACCAAATGATAGAACATACGTTCCACAGCCGGTTTTCTGCCATGAATATTGTAAGAGTAAATGCGCCAGCATGCTTCACTGGGAGAGACATACCTGCAGTCGAGATATTGTtggatctcatcaacaggttgatTGCTATTTGTTGAAActgctgctgttattctgtcatagcctttattgatatatttgaaaagatattttatgGAAGTACTCTGATTACACCATTCCATGTTTATATGTGCCTGGTATTTCATAAGAAATCTGGTATTATATGGAACCACATGTCTGTTGTCCAAGGTGATACCATTTTTTTCAATAGTGAAGGTTTTTGATCTTCTCCTATACAGCGGATATCCCTCTGCATCAACAATAGTGTGTTCAATAAACTTTTTGGGATAGTATTTAGAACACCGTCCATTCTTCATACATTGTGAGGTCACGCGAGCAAGCCCACAGGGTCCATGCATCATATGTGCCCTAACCAATTTGTATAAATTGGGATGAACAGTCGGGTCGGGAATTTCAGCAGAAATGATCTTGTCTATGTCAGATGGTGTTGGGTATTTGCTCTTAGGGTGTAGGAATATCAAGATGTGAGCATGTGGTAATCCGCGCTTTTGGAATTCAATGGTGTACATATCTATTAAAATGAAAGTTAGTTCGATGTAATATTTTGGTACTACACAGACACATGATTGAAAAGTAGTATAATTAAATGAAACAACTTACATGCAATCACTTTTCCAACGACATGGTGTTTTGTAATATCATCCATGAGGGTATCGAACTTGATTTTGAAAACTTTTGAAATGATATCTGGCCTATCATGGGGTTGTAGACCTGTGCCTGACAATGCTCTTTTAATTTCAGGCCAATTTGGGTTGCAGGTAAAAGTAACAAATAAATCAGGGAATCCCAATTGACTTGAAATGGCCATACCGTCAAAATATAGTTGATCCATATATCTCTTGCTACCAACAAATGTTGATGGAAGAACAACTCGTTTTCCTCGCTTTTGGTGTTCATTTCTTGTATCGCCATCAGTTTGAGCGGCCAAATTATTATATTTGCCCACTCTTAATTTTGATTGATTATCTCTCAACCAATTCAGTCGTTCGGATTCCATCATAGCATAGCCGTCGACTAAGAATTGTTGAAATAGGCGTCTTGAGTAAAGTAGTGTTTTTGCCTCTTTGCGACGTTGTTGTAACCGGTAAGAAAACCAATCCTTAATGCTTTGACGGTTTCTCTTAGTGACCTCAGTTTCATGGCGATATCTGTGCATTATATTTTTCCTGTAACCATCTTCCCCATAAGGAAATATAAGAGGATACTGATAAGCCAAATATGCTGGGTGAAACTCATCTATTCGCTGCAAACCACCATTGCGGCGCTGAATTAAGATGTCCCTTTTATCAGCAGAATCAATGTCTCCCACAATGAGTGCAGCCACTTCTGAGACCGTAGGTTTGTTGTAAACACGGCCATCTTCGGATCTATCAGAAATAAGCCTGAGTTTTAAATCTGTGAAAGAATTTGTCCTTAAAACATCCCTTGCCATTCTAAAAGCTTTGGCATGAACATTGTTCTCATCTAACATCATCTTGAGCTTTTTGACAACCGGTCGCTCGATGCCTTTATTGTCCCTGTTTATTTTCCGCAGCCATGAATAAAtagtttaacaaaatatttttataaaacaattgTGTAATTATGTCTGAGCATGCTTACTTGAAACATTTTATTCTGTGTTCAACTTCATTGTCCGTGTCATAGATGTATAATTGAGCATATTGCGGAGGTTGCCCTCTTTCTGGCAGCAGTGTACCAATTCGATGACAGGTCTGACCCTGCAGTCTCAAAGTAGGGGGTCCTCCTCTTTTAGAGTATGTTGTGTCGAACTTCATTCCAGGGGAAGTGAATGAGAACATTGCGTTGTATGTTCGTATGTTAGCCTGGTAGTTTTTACTATCTggatatgttttattaaatagaaGATGTTGCAACACCTGTGGAGGTTGTTCAAGGAACGGAAGAACAATTTTTCCTCCACGGCAACAACGATAAAAGCGAGGAGTTGCTGTAATTTTGTGTCTATTGACTTTTTCCTGGTACCACATACATGCTTGGCAGTGTGCGCATTCATAACTTTGGTCGCCAATATCGTAATATTCTGAAAGAAGAAACCACAATACTGAATATGTCTATTAACAGAAGAAGTGTACATCATTTGGTTATCAGTGTATGATATGGAAATACCTTGAAGATGGGCCTCCTGTAATTGTGCCGGGTCTGAATCTTCGTCAGAGTCGGAACTATTAGAAGATTCTAAATTATTCTCAGAGTTGGAGTCATTATTGTCCTCATAATGAGATTCAACAGACATATTATGATTTGAGGTAGATGGATGATCCATGGACTGACTTGACATATTATAATTTGAAGTAGATGCATGATCCATGTTCTGACTTTGACTAACAATGTTGTTTGTATTTTGAACCCTACTAACTTCAGTATTGAACAAATTTCTCAATCTTTTTCTGTTATCCAAGATTATTTTCCTTCTCTTTCTAGCCATAGCTGTTTCAATAGTGGTTTCATATGTTACAGAAGATGTAAAATTATGATTTAGATGGGAAGTGAGGTTGCTTGATCTGACACGGTTTCGATAATCCCTCTTTGCTTTAAGAATAAGCTTTCTCCTCTTTCTTGCAATGGATGTTTGAGGAGCAGTGTTTTTAACAACATCTCTTTCCATCACAAACACAAAAGTAGGATGAATATTAATACTACAAATAAGATTGATTTGTATAGATTTATGCACACAATATGAGAGGTATAGCATTCTACTTCATGCTTTTGAATACTAAAAGTTTACAGTTTCTAATTGAAGGGGTATTGGTGGGTtcaaatgtcatgaatgtagtattgattttaatttttctttcatacTTGAATATATATGAAGTTGGAACTGAATATGAATAGAATGATGGTTATAGATTTAAATTACTACTTATCCCTCCCTTATAACTGTTGTGTGTGttaaatgtatttaatttaatctatacaggttatttattatattttatttgatggatGTGTTACTCTTTTAAAAAGACTTTAAGTCAAAACTAATATTATAAGTAAATAGAAACTGAACAGTTAACCCACTTTCTGCATGTACCAAGTACTTGTTTCATATTGCACTGAATAGAAGTTTAGCATTGCAACTGCCTGCGCTTAGGGTTCCGACAATGGCATCTTCACATGGTGGTCCTTCTGTGCGTATTCCCTCTGATGATGAAAATGATTTCAGGTATGAGTAGATAATTTTATTTCACCTTTGCTTTGCCGTACAAAATAGGGTATACCGGTATACAAAACATGGTAGTGTGGTAATAACACTTAACAACATTTAGTGATGGGTGTAGTATCAGTATAGCGCAATGTTGTATTATGTGTGGTATTTGTCAAGAAATCAAATGTGACTGAATGACTATTGTTGGTTTTTATTGTTGGATTTCATATCCCGTCGTTGATCGCCATATGACTATTGCTTAGTAAAGAATGCTTTATATGCGGTTTGTTTTTAATCCATATTTGTTGTTGGAACAGCAATGATCAGGCAATGGAAATCATAGAAGATTTGGTAAAGGAAACAGGGTACGATCCTAAGGTGGAACGAAAACGCAGGAATAAACAGCGCAATGTCACCGCTGATCGTGTTGTGACGAATGTTGATGTTGTCGCACAAAATAGCGCAAGGGTTATAAGCAATCCCAATGCAGGACCTGTAAAGATAAAAGAGGAATCAACAGACATTGACACAAATGAAATCAAAGTTTTTGAAGTTGGTGAACCAAGTGGATCAAAAGAGGGTAAGAAACAAAAGGGTAAAGTGGTGAAAAAACCAAAGGTGGGTACAGACATTACTGTAGACAGTTCTACAGGGGCTCAAAAATTTTTCTGGAACACCCATGTTACAAATGCTAAATCTACACAGCAGAATGTAATGGTAAGGAGATATTTGAATATGAGCAGCATGTTATTGAAAATGTAAATAGTATATATTGTTAATAGTTACCTTATTTCTTGTATGCAGCATTTCCCTAAGGAAATCGCCAAAAGATGCCTCTGTCGCTTTCAAGATGAAATCAACCTGCTGGATGTGAGGACGAAGAACATTGTTACCTGTCAGGTTCACAAAGCTAACAGAAAAGGAATACCCCAGCCATATGAAAAGTACATGGCCCTGGGATGGTACGACTTCGCCAAATCTCTTAACCTGCGTAATGGGGATACAATAGCGTGGAGTATGCTGCGATTCTCTCCATATATCTATGTGAAGGTTGAAAGACAATGAAGAAACTACTGCTATTTGCAAACCGTGTACTATACCCGAATTTTAATGGTTACATTATATGTTGGGAATGTTATTTTGGTACtttgtgttatatatattctGCTACATGTTATTTTGTAAGCACTTTATCCAAAATGGGAACACAGTAATATTGTGACCACTGGAAGATCTAATCTATAATCGTTTTCGGGACAAATTTTTTAAGTTCTCCTATTATATTCTATTAGGTAATTCTTTACTGTTATATTTCTCATGAGTTTATATCGTTGGAATCCATGGTTTGCAAGGATGATATGCATttctatttctattattatttgttGTTTATATAATCCGATTTTATTAAGTTATGCACGTTCGGTTTAGTAAGTAGGTCGATTCGTTTTTTTTGAATTCATGCATAGCTGCTGCATTTATTCTTGATTCTGGACTACTGTCTAATTGTTCCTCAATGAATGACACCGATCTTGATTGGTATGAGTCAGGAGTTTAGTCAATCTGTTGAGCATTTGCTTAATTTTTGTTGTTCTTTCAGGAAGAAGTAAAGCTGCAGAATTCTTAAGAACTAATGTTAAAATGAAATCTGTGCCATAATATTGTATCAACATTATAGTAAGATCagtcataaaattatttattgataGTTAACATAGTCAAATGTTAAAAGTCCTGGTGTTTGTTAGGGAGACACAATCCATGTTTTAGTTTTCAATGTAATGACAGAAAACTTAAATTCTGCTAATCCAAACAAACGGTTCTTTGCGACATCATTATTGTAagtaacattaaaaataataaaaaaggagCACCCCGTTATAAGAGGTATAGTTAAAATGGAATGTTTGCTATATGATcaaaaagaatcaaaataattaataatagtatatataatatgtagttcattttgaatcatttgaatataATAAGCGAAAGAAACCATTGATAATTCTTAAATCAAAGTGAACATAACAGAAGCACATAGCCAGTATTCATGCACTAATTATTACAGAAAATGAAATCACACACATGATTAAAAGCAAAGGAAACTAACATTCAGTTTTTATAACAAACACCTAAGCAAAACAcacagaaaataaaaatattcctAATCAATCTTCTCCATTTTAATTATCTTCTTCAGCTTGTTTGATGACAGTTCCCCATCATGTAATTCGTCCAAATCAATAGATTCACTTGATGCAGCAGAAAAATGTCTCTTACCACCAGGTGTGACAGCAACAGGCTTGTGTTCAGATGTAATTTCCAGGTCCTGCAATGCCACGATGAAGACTATTAGTTAGGAATATTGATATAAATGTAAGTCGGTAAGTGTTAGTAATATTGATATAAATGTAAGTAGGTAAGTGTGTTGCAGTGAGACTTACTGTAACCAATTCACAGTCTTCATTGGCATCTGTTTTAGCTTCATCAACACTCTCTTTAATCTATATATTGTTAAACACAGTTTTCAATATAACATAATCAAAGGAAAAGCAAAAAAATGCATACAGAGTTTAAAATTTCTACCTCCAGAGTATCAGGTAAGACAGTTTGGATTGGATTAGGTTCCTTGAGAATTTACCAAAGAAAAGCAAAATCAGGCCAAAAATTGTTATAATATGAAGTCCTCTTTTATAAAACAAATGTCAGTTTATTAGAGCTGACCTCATCTGTTCCCCATTTTTCCTTAAGTTGCTGGATAATAGGATCATTTTTTATAATCATAACGACGGAACAGTTCTTCCAGCGTGgatgctgttagaacaagatttgttcttatcaattatcttagttttgatgataacaataatatgaattttgcttaagataatatggtactctaatccaatgcaatttccctttcaggaaatatataaagagtacgcataattcagcgctcagaagttgtgtctcaaatggttcagcatgcaacatcagaacatggtctggcaagacatcagaagatggtcgaagcagaatcagaacatgggtctatggaagcatcagaagaacatgagatcagaagcactgaagatcagaagatggtatcacgctcagaagcacttcaaggtcagaagatcagaagatgctatgcaccaagctgtttgactctgatgatattcaaacgtcgtattcacaaacatcagatcagaaggaagtacaggtggcagactacgctgactgacaaaaggaacgttaaaagctactaaaggctacgtcagtagacacagcgtgaacaaggctcgaggtagttgacaaaaacgtataacattaaatgcaaagctgtacggaacacgcaaagcattaaatgcattcaacggtcatcttctcaacgcctataaatatgaagttctgatgagaagcaaggttaacgattctgcaccaaaacaattcaaattaacttgctgaaactctgttcaaataaaaactcagaatcttcatcttcatcaaagctcactacattgctgttgtaatattttagtgagattaagcttaaacgattaagagaaatatcacagttgtgattatcgcttttaagaagcatttgtaaaactcttgaattgattacattaagttgtaaggaactagagtgatcgtgtgatcagtatac encodes:
- the LOC131647050 gene encoding uncharacterized protein LOC131647050, whose product is MERDVVKNTAPQTSIARKRRKLILKAKRDYRNRVRSSNLTSHLNHNFTSSVTYETTIETAMARKRRKIILDNRKRLRNLFNTEVSRVQNTNNIVSQSQNMDHASTSNYNMSSQSMDHPSTSNHNMSVESHYEDNNDSNSENNLESSNSSDSDEDSDPAQLQEAHLQEYYDIGDQSYECAHCQACMWYQEKVNRHKITATPRFYRCCRGGKIVLPFLEQPPQVLQHLLFNKTYPDSKNYQANIRTYNAMFSFTSPGMKFDTTYSKRGGPPTLRLQGQTCHRIGTLLPERGQPPQYAQLYIYDTDNEVEHRIKCFKDNKGIERPVVKKLKMMLDENNVHAKAFRMARDVLRTNSFTDLKLRLISDRSEDGRVYNKPTVSEVAALIVGDIDSADKRDILIQRRNGGLQRIDEFHPAYLAYQYPLIFPYGEDGYRKNIMHRYRHETEVTKRNRQSIKDWFSYRLQQRRKEAKTLLYSRRLFQQFLVDGYAMMESERLNWLRDNQSKLRVGKYNNLAAQTDGDTRNEHQKRGKRVVLPSTFVGSKRYMDQLYFDGMAISSQLGFPDLFVTFTCNPNWPEIKRALSGTGLQPHDRPDIISKVFKIKFDTLMDDITKHHVVGKVIAYMYTIEFQKRGLPHAHILIFLHPKSKYPTPSDIDKIISAEIPDPTVHPNLYKLVRAHMMHGPCGLARVTSQCMKNGRCSKYYPKKFIEHTIVDAEGYPLYRRRSKTFTIEKNGITLDNRHVVPYNTRFLMKYQAHINMEWCNQSTSIKYLFKYINKGYDRITAAVSTNSNQPVDEIQQYLDCRYVSPSEACWRIYSYNIHGRKPAVERMFYHLVGEKPIYYTDYARMENVLETASVTESLFTAWLVANAKYEEAQTLTYGQFVSKFVYHKKQREWKPRKKGFTIGRLIWVPPTTGELFYLRMMLTVAKGPTTYEEIRTVDNIQYDTFRDACFAMGFLEDDKEYIAAIKEASHWGTGHFLRKLFVIMLLSGAVNRPAHVWEQTWLLLSDGVLHTQRALAANPELDLTQEELQNLTLIEIEKLLQANRRTLKDFSPIPYPDAYVLEQLGNRLIYDERNYDTASMNSEFENLFAALTDEQRSIYEKIIHAVESQKPAVFFLHGYGGTGKTYMWRTLAAALRSKHDICLTVATSGIASLLLPGGRTAHSKFRIPVPTMDNSTCKVEFNDDVADMLRQTKLIIWDEAPMAHKYAIESLDRTLKDVMSADKNSTDVFGGKVVVFGGDFRQILPVVPRGSRSDIVHCAINASYIWHSVEVLTLTKNMRLRTGSTQTDKNEIAQFSDWLLRIGEGRISEPNDGTAEINIPPDILITEFDDPIVAIVNSTYPDFINNFQCVDYLKSRAILASTLEIVDQINDHILKLMPGEIRDYYSANSVDKSEIHDPAVVDILTPEFLSSLRTSGLPNHHLKLKVGTPIMLMRNIDQAEGLCNGTRLCITKMAAHVLEASIMGGKGLGNLVYIPRMDMSPSQSPWPFKLNRRQFPIIVSYSMTINKSQGQSLDNVGLYLPKDVFTHGQIYVALSRVTTKKGIKILIHDEEKKFREKTTNVVYKEVFNNV